One genomic segment of Desmodus rotundus isolate HL8 chromosome 5, HLdesRot8A.1, whole genome shotgun sequence includes these proteins:
- the EIPR1 gene encoding EARP and GARP complex-interacting protein 1 isoform X3 — translation MPPPAVRAPRAPPALTPALRRSCLWLWVYQERGGAGAESDLRAVTVSWPRTCFLTVCYLLTAFPQSVVWEPTGDGSRVMSLADNHILLWDLQESSRRAVLASSASLEGKGQLKFTSGRWSPHHNCTQVATANDTAVRGWDTRSMSQIYCIENAHGQLVRDLDFNPNKQYYLASCGDDCKVKFWDTRSVAEPVKTLEEHSHWVWNVRYNHSHDQLVLTGSSDSRVILSNMVSISSEPFGHLVDDDDLSDQEERRLEDRSQEPPQDGAIATYEEHEDSVYAVDWSSADPWLFASLSYDGRLVINRVPRALKYHILL, via the exons ATGCCCCCACCAGCAGTCCGGGCCCCACGAGCCCCTCCCGCCCTCACTCCAGCCCTCAG GAGGTCGTGCCTGTGGCTCTGGGTTTATCAGGAAAGGGGCGGAGCAGGGGCAGAGAGCGACCTGCGGGCGGTCACAGTGTCGTGGCCGCGCACCTGTTTCCTGACTGTGTGTTACCTGCTCACGGCTTTCCCCCAAAG cGTTGTGTGGGAGCCCACGGGAGACGGGAGCAGAGTCATGTCGCTGGCGGACAACCACATCCTGCTGTGGGACCTGCAGGAGAGCTCCCGCCGGGCCGTG CTGGCCAGCTCAGCCTCACTGGAAGGGAAGGGGCAGCTGAAGTTCACCTCGGGGCGGTGGAGCCCGCATCACAACTGCACCCAGGTGGCCACCGCGAATGACACGGCTGTCCGAGGCTGGGACACGCGGAGCATGAG CCAGATCTACTGCATCGAGAACGCCCATGGGCAGCTGGTGCGGGACCTGGACTTCAACCCCAACAAGCAGTACTACCTGGCCAGCTGCGGCGACGACTGCAAGGTGAAGTTCTGGGACACCCGCAGTGTCGCCGAGCCTGTGAAGACCCTGGAGGAGCACTCCCACTG GGTGTGGAATGTCCGCTATAACCACTCGCACGACCAGCTGGTCCTCACGGGCAGCAGCGACAGCCGGgtcatcctctccaacatggtGTCCATCTCGTCTGAGCCCTTTGGCCACCTGGTGGACGACGACGACCTGAGTGACCAGGAGGAGCGCCGTCTGGAGGACAG GAGTCAGGAGCCCCCGCAGGACGGCGCCATCGCCACGTACGAGGAGCACGAGGACAGCGTGTATGCCGTGGACTGGTCCTCCGCTGACCCCTGGCTCTTCGCCTCCCTGAGCTACGACGGGAGGCTGGTGATCAACAGGGTGCCGCGGGCGCTGAAGTACCACATCCTGCTCTga
- the EIPR1 gene encoding EARP and GARP complex-interacting protein 1 isoform X6, whose amino-acid sequence MPPPAVRAPRAPPALTPALSVVWEPTGDGSRVMSLADNHILLWDLQESSRRAVLASSASLEGKGQLKFTSGRWSPHHNCTQVATANDTAVRGWDTRSMSQIYCIENAHGQLVRDLDFNPNKQYYLASCGDDCKVKFWDTRSVAEPVKTLEEHSHWVWNVRYNHSHDQLVLTGSSDSRVILSNMVSISSEPFGHLVDDDDLSDQEERRLEDRSQEPPQDGAIATYEEHEDSVYAVDWSSADPWLFASLSYDGRLVINRVPRALKYHILL is encoded by the exons ATGCCCCCACCAGCAGTCCGGGCCCCACGAGCCCCTCCCGCCCTCACTCCAGCCCTCAG cGTTGTGTGGGAGCCCACGGGAGACGGGAGCAGAGTCATGTCGCTGGCGGACAACCACATCCTGCTGTGGGACCTGCAGGAGAGCTCCCGCCGGGCCGTG CTGGCCAGCTCAGCCTCACTGGAAGGGAAGGGGCAGCTGAAGTTCACCTCGGGGCGGTGGAGCCCGCATCACAACTGCACCCAGGTGGCCACCGCGAATGACACGGCTGTCCGAGGCTGGGACACGCGGAGCATGAG CCAGATCTACTGCATCGAGAACGCCCATGGGCAGCTGGTGCGGGACCTGGACTTCAACCCCAACAAGCAGTACTACCTGGCCAGCTGCGGCGACGACTGCAAGGTGAAGTTCTGGGACACCCGCAGTGTCGCCGAGCCTGTGAAGACCCTGGAGGAGCACTCCCACTG GGTGTGGAATGTCCGCTATAACCACTCGCACGACCAGCTGGTCCTCACGGGCAGCAGCGACAGCCGGgtcatcctctccaacatggtGTCCATCTCGTCTGAGCCCTTTGGCCACCTGGTGGACGACGACGACCTGAGTGACCAGGAGGAGCGCCGTCTGGAGGACAG GAGTCAGGAGCCCCCGCAGGACGGCGCCATCGCCACGTACGAGGAGCACGAGGACAGCGTGTATGCCGTGGACTGGTCCTCCGCTGACCCCTGGCTCTTCGCCTCCCTGAGCTACGACGGGAGGCTGGTGATCAACAGGGTGCCGCGGGCGCTGAAGTACCACATCCTGCTCTga
- the EIPR1 gene encoding EARP and GARP complex-interacting protein 1 isoform X1 — MGLAASIQTVRGCLLAERRGLRGSITAAELPEAGSATPGRVCGCPFPPSPWLSWPAVRSRLQASENRPPRAAPPSGPQVPPRLALEVAVAEQERRARSHVATIVFSFCSRRSCLWLWVYQERGGAGAESDLRAVTVSWPRTCFLTVCYLLTAFPQSVVWEPTGDGSRVMSLADNHILLWDLQESSRRAVLASSASLEGKGQLKFTSGRWSPHHNCTQVATANDTAVRGWDTRSMSQIYCIENAHGQLVRDLDFNPNKQYYLASCGDDCKVKFWDTRSVAEPVKTLEEHSHWVWNVRYNHSHDQLVLTGSSDSRVILSNMVSISSEPFGHLVDDDDLSDQEERRLEDRSQEPPQDGAIATYEEHEDSVYAVDWSSADPWLFASLSYDGRLVINRVPRALKYHILL; from the exons ATGGGACTCGCAGCCTCCATCCAGACTGTGCGGGGCTGTCTGCTGGCCGAGCGCCGGGGCCTGCGGGGTTCCATCACAGCAGCCGAGCTGCCTGAGGCAGGCAGTGCCACCCCAGGACGAGTCTGTGGGTGCCCTTTCCCGCCTTCTCCCTGGCTTTCATGGCCAGCTGTCCGGAGTCGACTTCAGGCCAGTGAAAACAGGCCACCGAGAGCGGCGCCACCCTCTGGCCCTCAAGTGCCTCCGAGACTGGCACTGGAGGTCGCTGTAGCAGAGCAGGAGCGCAGGGCTCGGAGCCACGTCGCCACCATCgtgttttcattttgctcaaGGAGGTCGTGCCTGTGGCTCTGGGTTTATCAGGAAAGGGGCGGAGCAGGGGCAGAGAGCGACCTGCGGGCGGTCACAGTGTCGTGGCCGCGCACCTGTTTCCTGACTGTGTGTTACCTGCTCACGGCTTTCCCCCAAAG cGTTGTGTGGGAGCCCACGGGAGACGGGAGCAGAGTCATGTCGCTGGCGGACAACCACATCCTGCTGTGGGACCTGCAGGAGAGCTCCCGCCGGGCCGTG CTGGCCAGCTCAGCCTCACTGGAAGGGAAGGGGCAGCTGAAGTTCACCTCGGGGCGGTGGAGCCCGCATCACAACTGCACCCAGGTGGCCACCGCGAATGACACGGCTGTCCGAGGCTGGGACACGCGGAGCATGAG CCAGATCTACTGCATCGAGAACGCCCATGGGCAGCTGGTGCGGGACCTGGACTTCAACCCCAACAAGCAGTACTACCTGGCCAGCTGCGGCGACGACTGCAAGGTGAAGTTCTGGGACACCCGCAGTGTCGCCGAGCCTGTGAAGACCCTGGAGGAGCACTCCCACTG GGTGTGGAATGTCCGCTATAACCACTCGCACGACCAGCTGGTCCTCACGGGCAGCAGCGACAGCCGGgtcatcctctccaacatggtGTCCATCTCGTCTGAGCCCTTTGGCCACCTGGTGGACGACGACGACCTGAGTGACCAGGAGGAGCGCCGTCTGGAGGACAG GAGTCAGGAGCCCCCGCAGGACGGCGCCATCGCCACGTACGAGGAGCACGAGGACAGCGTGTATGCCGTGGACTGGTCCTCCGCTGACCCCTGGCTCTTCGCCTCCCTGAGCTACGACGGGAGGCTGGTGATCAACAGGGTGCCGCGGGCGCTGAAGTACCACATCCTGCTCTga